Part of the Cellulomonas hominis genome, CGCCTCATGGAGCGCACCCATGTCCTCACCCACCGCCGCGCTCGCCGCGCCCCCCGGACGCCGCCGCTGGCTCGTCCTCGCCACGGTCGCCCTCGCGCAGCTGATGGTCGTGCTCGACGCGACCATCGTGAACATCGCCATGCCGTCCGCCCAGGCCGAGCTCGGCTTCAGCGACAACGACCGCCAGTGGATCGTCACCGCGTACGCCCTCGCGTTCGGCAGCCTGCTGCTGCTCGGCGGGCGGCTGTCCGACATGTTCGGCCGGCGGCGCATGTTCCTGCTCGGCCTCGTCGGGTTCGCCGTCGCCTCGGCGCTCGGCGGCGCGGCCGGCACCTTCGAGCTCCTGGTCGCCGCCCGCGCGCTCCAGGGCGTGTTCGGCGCCGTGCTGGCCCCGGCCGCCCTGTCCGTCCTCACGACGACGTTCACCGACCCGAAGGAGCGCGGCCGCGCGTTCGGGATCTTCGGCGCCATCGCCGGCATGGGCGGCGCCATCGGCCTGCTGCTCGGCGGATACCTCACCGAGAACTTCGACTGGCGCTGGAACCTCTACGTCAACGTCGTGATCGCCGCCGTCGCGCTCGTCGCCGGCATCGTGCTGCTGCCCCGCGGCGGCGGCGCGGCCGGGCACCGGCTCGACGTGCCCGGCGTGGTGCTCGGCTCCGGCGGCCTGTTCGCCCTGGTGCTCGGGTTCTCGCAGGCCGAGCCGCAGGGCTGGGACTCCCCGCTCACCTGGGTGCCGCTGGCCGCCAGCGTCGTGCTGCTCGTGGGCTTCGTGATCCGGCAGCGCACCGCCGCGAACGCGGTGCTGCCGCTCGAGGTCGTGCTCGACCGGGACCGCGGCGCGTCGTTCCTGTCGATCCTGGTCGCCGGGTCCGGCATGTTCGGCGTGTTCCTGTTCCTCACGTACTACCTGCAGTCCACGCTCGGGTTCACGCCCATGCAGACGGGCGTCGGGTTCCTGCCGATGGTGGTGTCGATCATCATCACGGCGCAGATCCAGTCGAACCTGCTCATCCCCCGGTTCGGGCCGAAGCTGCTCGTGCCGATCGGGATGCTGCTCGCGGCGTCCGGGATGCTCACGTTCACCACGCTCGAGGTCGACAGCCCGTACACCCGCGTCCTGCCGGGGCTGATCCTCATGGGCATCGGGATGGCGTCGATCATGCCCGCCTCGTTCCAGCTCGCGACCCTCGGCGTCCCGCCGCGGCTGGCCGGTGCGGCGTCCGCGCTGGTGTCCACCAGCCAGCAGGTCGGCGGCGCCATCGGCACGGCGCTGCTGAACACGCTGGCGGCCACGGCGGCGACCGCCTACGTGACGGCCCACGCCCCCGCGACGCCGGAGGTGCTGGCCGAGGCCGCGCTGCACAGCTTCGACACCGCGTACGCGTGGTCGGCGGGCATCTTCGCGGGCGGCGCGGTCCTGGCGGCTGTCCTGTTCCGCCGCGTGGCGGACCGCCGCACCCGCGCGGCCACGCCCTCCGCCACGCCCGCGGGCACGACCGCCCCGGCCCCCGCGCGCGTAGCGCACTGACCGCCGGCCGGCCCGCGCGAAGGGGCACGCTGCGCTCAGCCGGGCATCGCGCGGGGGACCCCGGCTGATCGCCTGGTGCCGCCTCGGGCCGCCGCCGCCGCGGGCCGCCCCGGCCGTCAGTCGTCCGGGAACCAGATCGCGCGGCGCAGGGCCACGCGGGTGCCGTCCGCCGACAGCGGGGTGCCCTCCGCGCGCAGGTGCTCCAGGGCGGCCCGGGCGTGGTGCGCGGGCGGCGAGCCGGCGGCGTTCACCACCCGCCACCACGGCACCCCGGACCCGCCGCGGGACATGACCTGGCCGACCTGGCGCGGTCCCCCGCGAGCCGGCAGCCCCTCGGCGACCAGGCGGTCGGCGACGACCTCGGCGATCGTGCCGTAGGTCATCGCCCGGCCCGGCGGGATGGTGTCGACCACGTCGAGCACGGCTTCGAGGTACGCCTCGTCCACGTCAGTCCTTCCGGACGAGGACGAGCGCGCGGTCGTCCCCCTCGCTCGCGCCGATCCGGGTGATGACGTCGTCGGCGCCGCCGCGGCGGGTGGCCAGCACGTCCTCGGCGGCGCCCCGCAGCCGGTCGATGCCGAGGTCGAGGTCGCCGCCGGGGGTCTCGACCAGCCCGTCGGTGTAGAGGAGCAGCGCGTCGCCGGGCTCGATCCGCCCGTGGACCTGCCCGTACGCGGCGCCCGCCACGATCCCGAGGGCCGGGCTGCCCACGGTCGACAGCAGCTCGACCACCCCGGACCCGGCGTGCAGGTGCACCGGCGGCAGGTGGCCGGCCGACGCCACGGTGTACTCGCCGGTCGCCAGGTGGACGGTGAGGTGCACCGCCGTGGCGAACCCCTCCTCCCAGTCCTGCCCGAGCAGGTACGCGTTGGCCGCCGGCAGGAACTCCTCGCTCGGCAGCTGACCGATCAGCCCGGCGAGCGCCCCGGAGAGCTGGAGCGACCGCACGCCGGCGTCCTGGCCCTTGCCGGACACGTCGACCAGCGCGATCTCCAGCACCCGTCCCTGGGCCCGGGTCGCCGTGACGACGAAGTCGCCGGAGAACGCCTCCCGGTGCGCGGACCGGAGCGCCGTCTGCACCCGCCAGCCGTCCGGCAGCGGCGGCACGACCCCGTGCGCGGCGAGCCGGTCGCGCAGGTCGACGATCATGAGGTCCCCCGGCGCACCCTGCAGGCCGAGGCGCTCCCGGTGCGCGGCGAAGGTCAGCAGGGCCGCGATGGCGATGCCCTGCAGCACGAACGTCCCCGGGGTGAATTCGCCCAGCCCGGCCAGCGGGATCACGACGACCTGCACGGCGATCGCGGCGCACAGCACCACCATGCCGCGCATGCGCAGCAGGAACGCGCCGAGCAGCTCGATGAGGATGAACGTGGACGGCGGCACCCACGGCCGGGTCAGCACGATGCCCGCGGACGCCACCAGCGTCAGGCCCACGAGCAGCGCGGTGAGCGCCTGCTGCGAACCGAGCCCGGACCGGTGCAGCAGCCCCCGGAGCCGCTCGAGGACGCTCGTCGCCCGGCGGCGCCGCGGGACCGCGGCGGGTCCGTCCGGGAGGCTCATGCGGCGAGGGTAACGAGCCGCGCGCGGGCGGGACAGACCCCGCGCCGGGTGGAGCCACCAGCGAAAACGGCGTGCCGCGCGGCGCCCCCTCCGGCCAGGATGGCCGCATGAGCCCCGCACCCGCCGGCTACCGGCTGACCGAGATCACCCCGGACCGCGTCGAGGAGTACCGCGGCGTCGACGCGATGGCGTTCGCCGAGCCCGCGCCGGACCCCGCCACCGAGGCCGCCGTGCCGTTCGCCGTGCCGGTCGAGCGCGCCGTCGCGATCGAGGCCGACGGCGGCGAGCTCGTCGCGGTGCACGGCTCGTACGCGTTCGCGCTGCCGGTCCCCGGCGACGCCGCCGTGCCGTGCGCGGGGCTGACCTGGGTGGGCGTCCGCCCCGACCACCGACGCCGCGGGCTGCTGTCCACGATGATCCGGGCCCACCTGGACCGCTCGATCGCCCGCGGCGAGATCGTGTCCGCGTTGTTCGCCGCGGAGCCCGGCATCTACGGCCGGTTCGGGTACGGCTCGGCGTCGGACGACCTCAAGCTCACGCTGCCCCGCGGCGCCGCCCTCCGCGAGGTGCCGGGTTCGGCCGACCTCACCGTCCGCTTCGCCTCGCTCGACCCCGCCCGGCACGAGAGCCTCGTCGAGCAGGTGTACGCGGCGGCGGCCCACGGCCGGCCCGGCTGGATCCGCCGCGGGTCCGACGCGCTGCGCCGGGTCGCGGTCGCCGATCCGCCCGCGTGGCGGCGCGGCGGCGAACCCGCGCGCCTCGTGACCGTGCACGACGCCGCCGGGGAGCCGCGCGCGTTCGCGATCGTGCGGCGCACGCAGAAGTGGGAGGACGGCGGCCCCGGGTACACCGTGGCGGTCCGGTTCTCGGCCGCCGTGGACGCCGCCGCCGCGCACCGGCTCTGGTCGTTCCTGGTGGACCTCGACCTCACGGCGTCCGTCACGACCGGGATGCTGGCGGTGGACGACCCCCTGCTGGCGCTGCTGGTGGACACCCGCCGCCCGGTGCCGAAGGTGACCGACAACCTGTGGGTGCGGCTGCTCGACGTGCCGGCCGCCCTGGCCGCGCGCCGGTACGCCGCCCCCGTCGACGTGACGCTCGGCGTCCGGGACGCGCTGCTGCCGGCGAACGCGGGCACCTGGCGGCTGGTGACCGGCGAGGCGGGCCCGGACGGCACGTACCCGGCCCGCGTCGAGCGCGCCGACGGCGCCCCTGACCTCGAGCTGGACGTGCGCGAGCTCGGCGCCGCCTATCTGGGCGGGCGCAGCCTCGCGGCCCTCGCGGCGGTCGGCCAGGTCACGGCCGCGCGGCCGGACGTGCTGCACCGCGCGGCGACGGCGTTCGGCTGGCCCGTCGCGCCGGTGTGCCCCTGGGTCTTCTGACGCGAGGTGTTCTGACGCGAGGTGTCCCGACGCGGGGTGTGCTGGCGCGCACCGGGGCGGGACCGAGCCGGTCCCGCCCCGCCGCCGTCAGGAGCGCGAGGCCTCGTACGCCGCGAGCTGGTCGATGCGGCGCTGGTGGCGGGGGTCCTGGCTGAACGGCTCCGCGACGAACGCGTCGACGAGCTCGATCGCCTCGTCCACCGAGTGCTGCCGGGCGCCGATGGCGACGACGTTCGCGTCGTTGTGCTGCCGGGCGAGGGTGGCCGTGGCGGAGTTCCAGGCGAGGGCGGCCCGCACCCCGGTGACCTTGTTCGCGGCGATCTGCTCGCCGTTCCCGGAGCCGCCGATGACGACGCCGAGGCTGCCCGGGTCGGCGACGACGGCCTCGCCCGCGGCGAAGCACACCGCGGGGTAGTCGTCCTGGGGGTCGTACTCGGCGGCACCGTGGTCGATGACGTCGTGCGAGGCGGCGCGCAGGTGCTCGACGAGCGCGACCTTGAGCTCGTAGCCGGCGTGGTCGGCGGCGACATGGATACGCATGGGCCCATCCTGCCGCACGCCGCGGGCGCCCGGCGGACCGTCCGTCACGCGGCGCGCGCGACGTCGTGCCGGGTGCCGTCCACCAGACGGGCCGCGGCCAGGTCCCGCCGCGGCACCCGCGCCCGCGCCCGCCGCACCACCAGCGCGGCGGCCGCCAACCCGGCCACCCCCCACAGCAGCAGCCCGACGAGCGGCTGGATCCACGACCCCTCGAGCCCCAGCACCAGCACCCCCAGCGCCTCGGCGGCCTGCGGCAGCGGCAGCAACCCGCTGAGCTCCCGGAACACCGGCGGGGCGGTCTGCAGCGGGATCAGCACGCCGACGCACGCCACCTGCAGCGCGAGGAACGCCAGCGACACCACCAGCCCGGCCCGGCCCCAGAGCGCGACGAGCCCCTGGTTCACCGCCGCGAAGACCGCCGCCGCGGCCAGGGCGAACAGCGCCGCGCCGACCGGGTTGCGGGCGCCGACGCCGAGCAGCGGCACCGCCAGGACCAGCACCAGCGCCTGCACCGCCGCGACCGCCACCGCGGGCAGCCACGCGCGCACTGCGACGCGCAGCACCCCGGCGGGCTCGTAGGCCGCGCGCCGGGGCACGGCCGGCAGCACCAGGAACGCCGCGAGCGCCCCGAGCCAGATCGCGGCGGGCACCACGAGCGGCCCGGCGATCGCGTCCTGGTCGGCCAGCGGCACGGTGGTGTCCTCCGCGACGACCGGGGCGGACACCACGGACGCGAGGGTGTCCCGCTGGTCGTCGTCGTACGTCGGCACCTGCCCCGCGCCGGAGGTCAGCCCGCCCGCGAGCTCCCCGACCCCGCCGGCCAGGGACGCGGCGCCGTCGGCGGCGGACCGGGCGCCCCCGGCGACCTCGGCGGCACCGGCCGAGGTCTCCCCCGCCCCCTGCGCGAGCCCGCTCGCGCCGGTGGACAGCTCCGCCGCCCCGTCGGCGACCCCGGACGCCCCGGAGGCGAGCGTCGCCGCGCCGGCCGCGACCTGCCCGGCACCGACGGCGACCTGCCCGCTGCCCCCGGCGACGGCGTCGGCCGCCGCGGTGAGCTGGTCGAGGCCCGCCACGACGCCCCCGCCCGCGGCGGCGAGGCCGTCCGCCCGGGAGCCGATCCCGGACGCCAGGGACCGCAGCGCCCCGTCGGGCGCCGCCGCGGCCTGCAGCGCCGTGCACGCGCCGGCCGTCCCCGCGGCGCAGTCGGCCGCGAGGGTCGCGAGCGTGCCCGCGAGCGCGTCCAGCGCCGCGGCGTCCGCGCCGAGGGCGGCCGCAGCGGGCGGCAGGTCGTGCACCCGCTGGTCGATCGCGTCGAGGGCGGCGGCGAGGTCCGCGGCGCCCGCGTTCACCTCCCCCGCACCGGACGCGACCTGGTTCGTGGCCCCCGCGAGCGCCGTCGCCCCGGACGCCACCCGCGCCGCGCCGCCGGACAGCGCGCCCGCCCCGCCGGCGAGGCTGTCCGCACCGCGCGCCACCTCGGCGGTCCCGGAGGCCAGCGCGCCGGCGCCGCCCGCGAGCTGCCCGGTGCCGTCGGCCAGCGAGGTCGCGCCGGACGCTGCCTGCTGCGCCCCGTCGGCGGCCTGGTCCATCTGGTCGGCGATCTGGTTGAAGCCGAGGTAGACGTCGTCGAGGTAGGTGCTGGTGATCTGCTGCCCCATGGCGCCCGCGGCGGCGGTCGCGACCTGCTCCGCGAGCAGCGCGGCCACGGCGGACCGGGCGTCGTCGCCCTGCACCTGGACGGTCGCGGCCACGGGGTCGTCGGTCGAGGCGGACGACACGGCCGCGGAGAAGTCCTCGGGGATCGTGACGACCGCGGCGTACCCGCCGCTCGCCAGCCCGGTCGCGGCGTCGTCGGCGTCGGTGAGCTCCCAGGCGGACCCCACGTCGGTCCCCGCCGGCGGGTTGGTGAGGTTCGCGGCGAGCAGCCGGCCGGCGGCGACCGTCTGCGCGTCGGCGCCCTCGCCGGTCGTGACGATCTGGTCGGCGTTCACCACCGCCGCGGGGACCTCGTCGACCCGGTCGAGGCGGCCGTCGAGCGAGCCGAGCAGCGCCAGGCCGACCGCCAGCGGGAGCAGCAGCACCACGGCCAGGGTGATCCGGCCGCGGCCGCGGCGGGCGTGCGCGCTCATCGGGGGATCCCCTCGTCATCGGCCGGCGCGGCGCCGACGCGGCCGTCGGTGCCGGGCGGGGCGGGGCCCGGGGCGGGGGCGGCGGCCGGCACCGGCGTCCCGTCCGCGACGTGCGCCCCCCGCGCTCCCGGAGCCCCCGCGGGCACCAGGAGCAGCCGCCGCGCCCCGGGCACCGGCCCGGCGGCGAGCACGGTCGCCCCGCGCGCGGCGAGCAGCGCCAGCGCCCGCCCGGTCGCGCCGCCGTCGTCGGGCGCGGCGGCCACGACCAGCACGGGGGGACGGCCCGCGGCGGCCCGCGCGACGTCCAGCACGGCCCGTTCCCCGGGGGTCAGCGCCCCGAGCGGCGTCCCGGCCCCGAACGGCGGTGCGGTCGACCCGACGTCGGCCCCCGGGTCCCCGGCCAGCAGCCACCCGGCCACGGCCAGCACCCGGCGCGTCCGGGCGTCCTGCCGCCGTCCGGGCTCCCCGGACGCCACGTGCTCCCCCACCGTCCCCGGGCCGCCGGCGCCCGGCAGCACCAGCGCCACCCGCGCGGCCACCGCCGCGCCCTGCGCCGGCAGCGGGTGGTCCAGCACCGCGAGGTGCCCGGCGACGGGCCCGCCGCGCCCGGCCGCCGCGAGCAGGAACGCGTCCACGAGGCGTGGGTCCGCCGACGCCACGTGCAGCGCCTCCCCCGGCCGGAGCACGAGGTCGACCGGCCGGGACGCCGGCTCGCGCGGCGCGTCGGGCGTCGCGAGCACCGCGCCGTCCGCGCGCACCGGGGCCGGGCCGTGCTCGGCGACCCACGCCTCGTGCGCGAGCTGCTCCGCGAGCGCGGCACCCTCGACGTCGAGCGACGGCAGGTGCCGGTCCAGCCAGCGCGGCATCGACCAGGCGCGGTGGCCGAGGAGGGTCAGCACGGCCGGCACCAGCGTCATCCGCACGGCGAACGCGTCCACCGCCACGCCCACCGCGAGCCCGAACGCGATCGGCTGCACGATGTCGCTGCCGCTCGGCACGAACGCCGCGAAGACGCTGATCATGATGATCGCGGCGGCCGACACCACGCGGGCGCTGGCCGTGAACCCCGTGACGACGGCCCGGCGCGGCTCGCGGTGCGCGGCGTACTCCTCGTGCATCCGGGACACGAGGAACACCTCGTAGTCCATCGCCAGCCCGAACAGCACGCCCATGACGATGATCGGCATGAACGAGATGACCGGCCCGACCAGCGCCACGCCGATGAGGTCCGCGCCCCAGCCCCACTCGAACACCGCGGCCGTCGCGCCGAACGCCGCCGCGACCGACAGCAGGTAGCCGAGCGTCGCCTTGACCGGGACCGCCACGGACCGGAACACGATCAGCAGCAGCACGAGCGACAGCCCGACGACGACCACCCCGAACGGCACCAGCGCCGCGCCCAGCCGCTGCGACACGTCCACGCTGACGGCGGTCTGCCCGGTGACCAGGAGGTCGCGCACGCCCGGGTACGGGGCGACCAGGTCGTCCGCGTCGGCGCGGATCTCCTTGACCAGGGCCTGCGTGCTGGGGTCGGCCTGGCCGCCCTCCGGGATCACCTGGAACAGCGCGGTGTCGGCGGACGGGTTCGGCGTCGCGACCGGCACGGCCACCACGCCGTCCAGCGCCGCGAGGTCGCCGGCCAGGCCCTCGACGGCGCCCTTCGGGTCGGTGCTCGCGATGATGTCGGCCGTCACCAGCAGCGGCGCGTTGTAGCCGGGCCCGAACCCCTCGGCGACGAGGTCGTACGTCGTGCGCTGCGGCGAGCCGTCGGGGGCGCTCCCGTTGTCCGGCAGCGTGAGGCGCAGGTCGGACGCGGGGATCGCGAGCACCCCGACGCCGAGCACCACGAGCACGACCGTCAGCAGCGGCACCCGGGTCACCACGTGCACCCACCGCGAGCCCATGGTGCCGCCGCTCGCGGGGTCGGCCAGCTCTCTCCGCGCCGCCCGGGACGTCGGCCGCGGGCGCAGGCGCTCGCCCGCGAGCCCCATGAGCGCGGGCAGCACCGTGACCGCGACCAGCACCGCGATCGCCACCGCGCACGCCGCCGCGATCCCCATCACCGACAGGAACGGGATCCCCACGACGGACAGCCCGATCAGCGCGATGATGACCGTCGTCCCGGCGAACACCACCGCCGTCCCGGCCGTCGCGACTGCGCGGGCGGCCGACTCCTCGACCGCCATGCCGTGCGCGAGCTGGTGCCGGTGCCGGGTGAGGATGAACAGCGCGTAGTCGATGCCGACCGCCAGCCCGATCATCAGCGCCAGCGTCGGCGTCGTGCTGCTGATCGTCGCCGCCGCGGAGACCGCGAGGATGCCCGCGAGCGCCACCGCGACCCCGAGCAGCGCGGTGAGCAGCGGCATCCCGGCGGCGAGCAGCGACCCGAACGTGACCGCCAGCACGAGCACCGCGACCCCGACGCCCAGCAGCTCGGTCACGCCGATCTCCACGCCGGTGACGGTGTAGACCTGCCCGCCGAGGTCGACGGTGAGCGGCGCGGAGGGGTCGACCACGGCGGCGGCCTCGAGCTCGTCGCCCAGGCCGTCCGGCAGGTCCGTCAGCACCTCGTCGAGCTGCACGTTCGACTGCGCGTAGCGCCGGTCGTCCGAGACCGCGCTCGGCGGCGCCCCGTCGGCGAACGGGTCGGAGACCTGCAGCACGTGCTCGACCTGGCCGACGGCGGCGACGACCTGCTCGACCGCGGCCCGCGCGTCGGGGTCGTCCAGCGTCGCGCCGTCGTCCGCGACGAACACGATCTGCGCGGTCGCGCCCGCCGCCTGCGGGAACCGCTGGTCCAGCGCGTCCAGCCCCTCCTGGGACTCCGTGCCCGGGATGGCGAACGAGTTCTGCAGCGTGCCGCCGCCCAGCACAGCGGCCCCGCCGACCAGCACGAGCAGCAGCAGCCAGGCCGCCAGCGTGGTGGCACGCCGCTGGTAGGCGGCGCGTCCGATCCGGTACAGCAAGGACGACATGGGCCTGCTCCTGCCCCAGCGGCGTCCGTCCTGGATACCAGCGGCCCCGGCCTAGGACAATGGTCCCGGGTCCGGCCTACCCGCCCCGGGGAAGGCGCCTGTGGACGACGCCCGCGCCGCACGGGTCCGGCGGCCTAGGCTGACCCCCGGTGCGCGTCCGTGCGCCCGCGCGACAGAAGGGACCCCTCCCCACCATGACCCGCAGCGGCATCGACCTCACGGCCCTCGACCCCGCCGTCCGCCCGCAGGACGACCTGTACGCGCACGTCAACGGCCGCTGGGTCGCGGAGCACGAGATCCCCGCCGACCGCGCCATGGACGGCTCCTTCCGCGCCCTGCACGACCAGGCCGAGGAGCAGGTCCGGGACATCATCACCGAGGCCGGCGCGGCCGCGGACGCCACCGGCGTGCAGGCGCAGATCGGCGCGCTGTACGCGAGCTTCATGGACACCGACGCCGTCGAGGCCGCCGGCGTCGAGCCGCTGCGCCCCGACCTCGAGGCGATCGAGGCGGCGACCACCCGGGAGCAGCTCACCGACGTGCTGGGCGCGCTGCAGCGCACCGGCGCCGCCGGGGGCGCGGGCTTCTGGGTGGACAACGACGCCAAGGACCCGGAGCGGTACGTCGTCTACCTGTACCAGTCCGGCCTCGGCCTGCCCGACGAGTCGTACTACCGCGACGAGCAGTACGCGGCGGTCCTCGCGGCGTACCGCCCGCACGTGGCCCGGATGCTGCGCCTCGGCGGCTGGGCCGCGGACGAGGCCGCCGCGGACGACGCCGCCGGCCGGGTCGTCGCGCTCGAGTCGAAGATCGCCGCCGGGCACTGGGACGTGGTGAAGGACCGCGACGCCGACCTCACCTACAACCCGACGACCCTGGCGGCGCTGGCCACCACCGCGCCCGGGCTCGACTGGGCGGCCTGGGCCCGCGCGCTCGGCGCCCCGGAGGGGTCGCTCGACGAGCTCGTCGTCCGGGAGCCGTCGTTCGCCACCGCGTTCGCCGGGCTCTGGGCGTCCGAGCCGGTCGCGGACTGGCAGGCCTGGCTGGCGTACCACGCGATCACCTCGCGGGCGCCGTACCTGTCGTCCGAGCTGGTCGAGGCGAACTTCGACTTCCACGGCCGCACCCTGACCGGCGCCCAGGAGCTCCGGGACCGGTGGAAGCGCGGGGTCTCGCTGGTGCAGGGCGTGCTCGGCGAGGCCGTCGGCGAGGTCTACGTCGCCCGGCACTTCCCGCCGGCGCACAAGGAGCGGATGGAGCAGCTCGTCGGGCACCTCGTCGAGGCGTACCGCGAGTCGATCACCGGCCTGGACTGGATGGGCGAGGAGACCAAGGCCAAGGCCCTCGCGAAGCTCGACGCCTTCACGCCGAAGATCGGGTACCCCGTGAAGTGGCGCGACTACTCCGGCCT contains:
- a CDS encoding MFS transporter; the protein is MSSPTAALAAPPGRRRWLVLATVALAQLMVVLDATIVNIAMPSAQAELGFSDNDRQWIVTAYALAFGSLLLLGGRLSDMFGRRRMFLLGLVGFAVASALGGAAGTFELLVAARALQGVFGAVLAPAALSVLTTTFTDPKERGRAFGIFGAIAGMGGAIGLLLGGYLTENFDWRWNLYVNVVIAAVALVAGIVLLPRGGGAAGHRLDVPGVVLGSGGLFALVLGFSQAEPQGWDSPLTWVPLAASVVLLVGFVIRQRTAANAVLPLEVVLDRDRGASFLSILVAGSGMFGVFLFLTYYLQSTLGFTPMQTGVGFLPMVVSIIITAQIQSNLLIPRFGPKLLVPIGMLLAASGMLTFTTLEVDSPYTRVLPGLILMGIGMASIMPASFQLATLGVPPRLAGAASALVSTSQQVGGAIGTALLNTLAATAATAYVTAHAPATPEVLAEAALHSFDTAYAWSAGIFAGGAVLAAVLFRRVADRRTRAATPSATPAGTTAPAPARVAH
- a CDS encoding MGMT family protein; translation: MDEAYLEAVLDVVDTIPPGRAMTYGTIAEVVADRLVAEGLPARGGPRQVGQVMSRGGSGVPWWRVVNAAGSPPAHHARAALEHLRAEGTPLSADGTRVALRRAIWFPDD
- a CDS encoding PP2C family protein-serine/threonine phosphatase, producing MSLPDGPAAVPRRRRATSVLERLRGLLHRSGLGSQQALTALLVGLTLVASAGIVLTRPWVPPSTFILIELLGAFLLRMRGMVVLCAAIAVQVVVIPLAGLGEFTPGTFVLQGIAIAALLTFAAHRERLGLQGAPGDLMIVDLRDRLAAHGVVPPLPDGWRVQTALRSAHREAFSGDFVVTATRAQGRVLEIALVDVSGKGQDAGVRSLQLSGALAGLIGQLPSEEFLPAANAYLLGQDWEEGFATAVHLTVHLATGEYTVASAGHLPPVHLHAGSGVVELLSTVGSPALGIVAGAAYGQVHGRIEPGDALLLYTDGLVETPGGDLDLGIDRLRGAAEDVLATRRGGADDVITRIGASEGDDRALVLVRKD
- a CDS encoding GNAT family N-acetyltransferase, with translation MSPAPAGYRLTEITPDRVEEYRGVDAMAFAEPAPDPATEAAVPFAVPVERAVAIEADGGELVAVHGSYAFALPVPGDAAVPCAGLTWVGVRPDHRRRGLLSTMIRAHLDRSIARGEIVSALFAAEPGIYGRFGYGSASDDLKLTLPRGAALREVPGSADLTVRFASLDPARHESLVEQVYAAAAHGRPGWIRRGSDALRRVAVADPPAWRRGGEPARLVTVHDAAGEPRAFAIVRRTQKWEDGGPGYTVAVRFSAAVDAAAAHRLWSFLVDLDLTASVTTGMLAVDDPLLALLVDTRRPVPKVTDNLWVRLLDVPAALAARRYAAPVDVTLGVRDALLPANAGTWRLVTGEAGPDGTYPARVERADGAPDLELDVRELGAAYLGGRSLAALAAVGQVTAARPDVLHRAATAFGWPVAPVCPWVF
- a CDS encoding ribose-5-phosphate isomerase, translated to MRIHVAADHAGYELKVALVEHLRAASHDVIDHGAAEYDPQDDYPAVCFAAGEAVVADPGSLGVVIGGSGNGEQIAANKVTGVRAALAWNSATATLARQHNDANVVAIGARQHSVDEAIELVDAFVAEPFSQDPRHQRRIDQLAAYEASRS
- a CDS encoding YhgE/Pip domain-containing protein: MSAHARRGRGRITLAVVLLLPLAVGLALLGSLDGRLDRVDEVPAAVVNADQIVTTGEGADAQTVAAGRLLAANLTNPPAGTDVGSAWELTDADDAATGLASGGYAAVVTIPEDFSAAVSSASTDDPVAATVQVQGDDARSAVAALLAEQVATAAAGAMGQQITSTYLDDVYLGFNQIADQMDQAADGAQQAASGATSLADGTGQLAGGAGALASGTAEVARGADSLAGGAGALSGGAARVASGATALAGATNQVASGAGEVNAGAADLAAALDAIDQRVHDLPPAAAALGADAAALDALAGTLATLAADCAAGTAGACTALQAAAAPDGALRSLASGIGSRADGLAAAGGGVVAGLDQLTAAADAVAGGSGQVAVGAGQVAAGAATLASGASGVADGAAELSTGASGLAQGAGETSAGAAEVAGGARSAADGAASLAGGVGELAGGLTSGAGQVPTYDDDQRDTLASVVSAPVVAEDTTVPLADQDAIAGPLVVPAAIWLGALAAFLVLPAVPRRAAYEPAGVLRVAVRAWLPAVAVAAVQALVLVLAVPLLGVGARNPVGAALFALAAAAVFAAVNQGLVALWGRAGLVVSLAFLALQVACVGVLIPLQTAPPVFRELSGLLPLPQAAEALGVLVLGLEGSWIQPLVGLLLWGVAGLAAAALVVRRARARVPRRDLAAARLVDGTRHDVARAA
- a CDS encoding MMPL family transporter, whose product is MSSLLYRIGRAAYQRRATTLAAWLLLLVLVGGAAVLGGGTLQNSFAIPGTESQEGLDALDQRFPQAAGATAQIVFVADDGATLDDPDARAAVEQVVAAVGQVEHVLQVSDPFADGAPPSAVSDDRRYAQSNVQLDEVLTDLPDGLGDELEAAAVVDPSAPLTVDLGGQVYTVTGVEIGVTELLGVGVAVLVLAVTFGSLLAAGMPLLTALLGVAVALAGILAVSAAATISSTTPTLALMIGLAVGIDYALFILTRHRHQLAHGMAVEESAARAVATAGTAVVFAGTTVIIALIGLSVVGIPFLSVMGIAAACAVAIAVLVAVTVLPALMGLAGERLRPRPTSRAARRELADPASGGTMGSRWVHVVTRVPLLTVVLVVLGVGVLAIPASDLRLTLPDNGSAPDGSPQRTTYDLVAEGFGPGYNAPLLVTADIIASTDPKGAVEGLAGDLAALDGVVAVPVATPNPSADTALFQVIPEGGQADPSTQALVKEIRADADDLVAPYPGVRDLLVTGQTAVSVDVSQRLGAALVPFGVVVVGLSLVLLLIVFRSVAVPVKATLGYLLSVAAAFGATAAVFEWGWGADLIGVALVGPVISFMPIIVMGVLFGLAMDYEVFLVSRMHEEYAAHREPRRAVVTGFTASARVVSAAAIIMISVFAAFVPSGSDIVQPIAFGLAVGVAVDAFAVRMTLVPAVLTLLGHRAWSMPRWLDRHLPSLDVEGAALAEQLAHEAWVAEHGPAPVRADGAVLATPDAPREPASRPVDLVLRPGEALHVASADPRLVDAFLLAAAGRGGPVAGHLAVLDHPLPAQGAAVAARVALVLPGAGGPGTVGEHVASGEPGRRQDARTRRVLAVAGWLLAGDPGADVGSTAPPFGAGTPLGALTPGERAVLDVARAAAGRPPVLVVAAAPDDGGATGRALALLAARGATVLAAGPVPGARRLLLVPAGAPGARGAHVADGTPVPAAAPAPGPAPPGTDGRVGAAPADDEGIPR
- a CDS encoding M13 family metallopeptidase, coding for MTRSGIDLTALDPAVRPQDDLYAHVNGRWVAEHEIPADRAMDGSFRALHDQAEEQVRDIITEAGAAADATGVQAQIGALYASFMDTDAVEAAGVEPLRPDLEAIEAATTREQLTDVLGALQRTGAAGGAGFWVDNDAKDPERYVVYLYQSGLGLPDESYYRDEQYAAVLAAYRPHVARMLRLGGWAADEAAADDAAGRVVALESKIAAGHWDVVKDRDADLTYNPTTLAALATTAPGLDWAAWARALGAPEGSLDELVVREPSFATAFAGLWASEPVADWQAWLAYHAITSRAPYLSSELVEANFDFHGRTLTGAQELRDRWKRGVSLVQGVLGEAVGEVYVARHFPPAHKERMEQLVGHLVEAYRESITGLDWMGEETKAKALAKLDAFTPKIGYPVKWRDYSGLEVRADDLVGNVRRAAAFEQDYELGKIGKPIDRDEWFMTPQTVNAYYNPGMNEIVFPAAILQPPFFDADADDAVNYGGIGAVIGHEIGHGFDDQGSKYDGQGRLEDWWTESDRAEFEKRTSALIAQYDGFSPAQLNGSHHVNGALTIGENIGDLGGLSIALKAYRIALGTSLDEAPVVDGLTAVQRVLLGWAQVWRAKGRDEEVIRRLAVDPHSPDEVRCNAVVRNVDEYYQAFDVQPGDGLYLAPEERVRIW